A stretch of DNA from Alicyclobacillus acidocaldarius subsp. acidocaldarius Tc-4-1:
TTCTCGTACGATGAGACGAAGCCCCAGTACCCGTCCTCGGGGGGTGTGATGCCGAGTTCTCCGGCTATCTCGTACTTCATGTCCTGAAGCGCCCGCGACGCTTGCCCGAGCAACAGGCGATTGCTTTTCGCCATGATGCATCCCTCCCTGGCGGTAGCATGCCCCGGGAGAGCAGATTGCGCACTGCGAATTCGCGCCAGCGGGCGAAGGCGCTGGGACTGGTACACGGTCCGATATGGGCGGAATGCTGGCTCGAAAAAGCGTCAAACGGCGCACCCCAAAAAGAGGTGTGCCGCCGTCCGCCGAAGCCTTGCAACACCTGCTCAGCGCTCGCTGAGCGGGACAAACTTGCGATCCGTCGGTCCAACGTACTCGGCCCGCGGGCGGATGAGTCGATTGTTCTTATATTGCTCGAGCACGTGTGCCGTCCACCCCGAGATACGGCTGCACGCGAAGATGGGCGTATACAAGTGCGTCGGAATGCCGAGCGAATAGTAGAGCGACGCCGAATAGAAATCGACGTTCGCGTGCAGGCCCTTTACCTCGAGCATGTGCTTTTCAATGGCCTGGGACATCTCGAACCATTTCGTTTCGCCCTTCAACTCGCCCGCCTGTTTGCTGAGCTGGCGAAGGTGCGTCGCGCGCGGATCTTCCGTCCGATACACGCGATGGCCAAAGCCCATAATCTTCTTCTTCTGCGCGAGCGCCTCGTCAATCCAGGCGATGGCCTTGCTGGGTTCGCCAATTTCGAGCAGCATGCGCATCACCTGCTCGTTAGCGCCGCCGTGCAGAGGTCCCTTGAGCGTCCCAATGGCCGACGTGATAGCGGAATACATGTCCGACAGCGTGCCCGCCGTGACGCGCGCCGAGAACGTCGAAGCGTTCAATTCGTGATCTGCGTGCAGGATCAGTGCGGTATTGAAGGCCTTCTCCTCGAATTCGGAAGGCTTCGTGCCACGGAGGAGATAGAAGAAGTTCGCAGCGGCGCTCAGCGATGGATCCGGCTCCACGGGGTCCAGTCCTTGGCGAATGCGCTCGAACGAGGTGACGATGGTCGGAATCTTCGCGACGAGGCGGGCGGCTTTCCGGTAGTTCGCCTCTAGGCTCTCGTCGCCGTCATCCGGATCGTACAGACCGAGGAAGGAGACTGCCGTGCGAAGAACCGCCATCGCGTTCGCGTCCTTCGGAAGCCGTTTCAACAGGTCGAGCACGGGTTCAGCCAATGCCCGCTCACGGGCAAGTTCCTCGGTGAACGCTTTCAGTTGCGACTGATTCGGCAGATCGCCGTGCCACAGAAGGTACACGACTTCTTCAAACGACGCGCCGCCGTCGACGAGATCGTGGATATCATACCCGTAGTACAGAAGGCGACCCTGTTTCCCATCCAAGAAGCAGATTTCGGACGTGTTGGAGACCACGTCTTCCAGCCCGGCTTTGAATGTCGTTTCCGCTGCCATGAGCAGAACCTCCTCATCCCTCGCGATCTCGCCCGCATCCCCTGGGTCTCAGCGAGATCGCCCAATGCCGTATTTTGTACTCGGTCATTATACTACATCCGTCGGTGCGCTCAAAAACCGTCAAGTTTCGGCAAGACAAGGATACGCGGGCTGTCATGCCATGGCGGCCATCCAGCCCGCGACGGCGAGGAGCACGAGGCCCGTCAACCGCTCCGCCGGCAGATGCTCCAACCGTGAGGCGAGGAAGCGCCCCGCCTCGAGCCCAGCGACGGTGAGAAGAAAACTCACGGTGCCAAACACGACGCCGGCGAAGGCGAGCGGCGCGCGCATCATGCCTAGACTGAATCCGACGGTCAGGTTGTCGATGGACAGCGCGATAGCAAGTAGGATGATCTGCAGACCGCGGGCGCGCTCCACGGCGTCCATTTCGTCCTCGTCCTCCCGCCGCTTGAAGAGGCTGTAGAGACCGAGCAGGGCCAAGAGAGCGATGCCTACGATATGCGCGCTTCGGCCGAGCACGCTCGCCACCTCGCGACCCACCCAGATGCCCAGGACAGGCATCCACGCCTCGAAGATGGCAAAGAGGATAGCGACGCGCCACTGCGCGCGGCGGCTGAGCCCGGACGCGCCGAGTCCGACAGCGGCGAGTCCGTTGTCGAGGCCAATTCCGAGGCCGATAAGAAGCAGCTGAGTCAACACGCCGTCCCATCCTCTCCAGACCGCGTCCAGATACATCCCGTAGGCACATCGAAGTAGCGCAGTGCATCGCCCACGAACGACTGGGTGCCGACGAGGAGGACGAGATCGTCTCGGGACGCATCCGCGAGCGCTAGGCGGATAGCGTCCTCTGGATTCGCTTCGCGGGACGCGGCATACCCAAGCGCCGCCGCGAGCGATACCAGGTCTCGCGTGAAATGGAGCGCTGGGTTCGTGGTCTCGGTGAACAGGATGCGATGCGCGATGGGCCCGAGTTCTCGAAGGACGCCCTCAGCGTCCTTGTCGTCGGGCAGGGACAGGACAAGGTGAATGCGGCCCCCTCACTTCGCCGCGCGCGCCAGGCTTCGGCGAATCGGCGCACGTACGCCGCGCTCAGGCTGTGGATGGCGCCGTCGATCACGACGTCCGGCTCGCGCCGCACGAGCTGCAGCCGCCCCGTCAGCACGAGGCCGCGCAGATCTACGGCGATTTCCCTCGCCGACCGGCCGAGATCGCTCAACACCCGATGCGCCGCAGCGGCGGAAGCGGCAAGGTTGTCTGCGTACGGCACGAGGCGCTCGTCCACCTGGATGTCCGCGGTAAATCCGGGGCCGCGGACCTGCACGCGCAAACGGGCGTCGTCGAGGGACCACTCGAGGTCGTTGCCGACTTCGTGCACCTCGCCGCCCTTGGCCCGAAACGCCGTCAAAAAGGGCGCCATCACCTTGCGCGACAGCGGCGGCTGTAGACTCAACGACGCCCAGGCCGTGTGCTCCGTCAGAATGCCCATTTTGGCGATCACGACATCTTCCCAGGTCGGCCCCAGCCTGTCCAGGTGTTCGCCGAAGATGGGCGCGATGATGGCCCCGCGGTGCACCACCTGGTTGACGTCGTCGTGGCGCGCGCCGCGGCCGAGTTCGTACACGGCGGCCTCGACGCTCTGTTCCTCATACCATTTGGCGGCCATGACGGCCACGAGTCCAACGGGGCCGATATATTGATCCTCCGGCACGGGAAGCGCCGACGCAGCCGCACGGACCAACTCGCCGACGCGCACAAAGTCTTCTTCTGGAATCGGCACACCCTGTAGCCGAATTCGCTCGAGAAAGTCAATCAAGTGAGGGCTCGTGAAGAGTCCGACGCGCACGCCCACCTGCTGCAACATGGCAGCGGTGAGGATGGCGTGTGAGCCCTTTCCCTTGCTCCCGGTCACAGCGACGCTGTACACGCGCTCGTCCGGCCGACCCATCGCGTCCAGCAACTGCCTCGTCCACTCGGGATGCCGCACGTCGCGATCGAATCCCTGCCTGCGCTCGCGCGGTACGCGGCTATAGGAGGAAAAGATCCAGCGAATCATCTCGGTCACTTGCTCCGCCATTGGCGTCATGACATGAACGTCCCTCGCTCTCCGCGGGTAGTGTATCACAGGGCGAGGCGCGCGCAAACAGAGGCCGCCGGGCGGCGATACCCGGCGGCCGAGCGCAAGTCCTTTTTTACGCGTAGACGAACTGATACGGACGGCGCGAAGCCTCGTACGCGGCGATCTCGGCCTCGTATTGAAGCGTGATGCCGATGTCGTCGAGCCCATGGAGCAGCATGTGCCGCTTGTGCGGATCGATCTCGAAGGAAAAGGTCACGCCGTGATCGGTCGCGGCCGTCTGCTGCTCGAGATCCACCGTCATCCGCCGCCATTCGCCGCGCGCGTGCGACTCCGAGAGTTGTTTATATAGCTCGCGCGGAATGCGAATGGGCAGAAGCCCATTCTTGAAGCAGTTGTTGTAGAAGATGTCAGCGAACGACGGGGCGAGGATGACCCGAAACCCGTAGTCGCGCAGCGCCCATACCGCGTGTTCGCGAGAAGATCCGCAGCCGAAGTTGTCGTCGACGAGCAGGATGGTCGCGCCTTGGGCTTCCGGCCGATTCAGCTCGAAGTCGGGATTGGGCGATCCATCCGGCAGGTACCGCCAATCGAAAAACAGGAACTCGCCGAACCCATCGCGCTCGATCCGCTTGAGGAACTGCTTCGGGATAATTTGATCCGTATCCACGTTGACGCGGTTCATGCAGACCACGAGGCCTTCGTGCTTGACCAAGGGCTCCATCACGCCGTCACTCCTTCCGAGGTCAGCTCACGCACGTCGACGAAGTGCCCAGCGATGGCCGCGGCGGCCGCCATGGCCGGGCTGACAAGATGCGTGCGGGCTCCTTTGCCCTGCCGTCCTTCGAAGTTGCGGTTGGACGTCGATGCGCACCGCTCCCCAGCCGGGATGATGTCGGGATTCATGCCGAGGCACGCGCTGCAGCCAGGCTCGCGCCACTCGAAGCCCGCTTCGAGGAAGATCTCGTGCAACCCCTCGGCCTCCGCCTGCTGCTTCACCTGCTTCGATCCCGGCACCACCACCGCGCGCACGCCGTCCGCGACGCGCCGGCCTTTCACGATGCTCGCGGCCAAGCGCAGATCCTCGATGCGGGCGTTCGTGCACGAGCCGATGAACACGTGCTGAATGGGGATCTCGGAGATTTTGGTTCCCGGCTTCAGGTCCATGTACTCAAGCGCCTGACGGATGGCCAGCGCCTCCTCCTCGGACTTCGCGTCCTTCGGATCCGGCACGACGCCGCTGATGCCAACCCCCTGTCCCGGATTGGTGCCCCATGTCACCTGCGGCTCGAGGTCATTCACATCGAAGACCACGTCGACATCAAAGGCGGCGTCGGGATCGGACTTCAGTTCACGCCACGCGGCGACGCACGCCTCCCAATCCGCGCCCTTCGGCGCGTAGCGCCGGCCCTGGACGTAGGCGATGGTCGTCTCGTCCGGCGCCATCATGCCCGCACGGGCGCCGAACTCGATGGACATGTTGCAGATGGTCATCCGCTGCTCCATGCTGAGCTCTGGGATCAGGCCGCCGGCGTACTCCACGACGTGACCCGTGCCGAAATTCACACCGTATTTCGCAATCAGGCCGAGGATCACGTCCTTGGCGGTGACACCCGGTTGTAGCGAGCCATTCAGCTGAATGCGCATGGTCTTCGGTCGGCTCTGCCAGAGGCACTGCGTGGCGAGCACGTGCTCCACCTCACTCGTGCCGATGCCGAAGGCGAGCGCGCCGAACGCGCCGTGCGTCGACGTGTGGCTGTCGCCGCAGACAATCGTCTTCCCCGGCATGGTCAGGCCGAGCTCCGGTCCGATGACGTGTACGATGCCCTGGAAGGGACTGTCGAGCCCCGCCAATTGGACGCCGAAATCGCGGCAGTTCTGCTCAAGCGTTTCAATCTGCTTGCGCGCAATGGCGTCTCGGACATCTTTCGGATTCACCGTCGGCACGTTGTGATCCATGGTCGCAAACGTCAGCTCGGGCCGGCGAACCTTGCGCCCCGCGAAACGAAGTCCGGCAAACGCCTGAGGCGACGTCACCTCGTGGACGAGGTGCAGGTCAATGTAGAGAAGCGTCTGTCCATCCGGCAGTTCCTTGACCACGTGCGCGTCCCAGACTTTTTCGAACAGAGTCCTCCCCATCAACCGAGCCTCCTTTTCACGTCTTCGCAAACCATCGCACTGACTTCAGCGGTTTTGACAAACGCCTCGCCACTCTGGGCGAGATCGCGCGTTCGGATGCCGCGCTCGATCACGCCATGCACGGCCTGCTCGATGGCGTCCGCAGCCTCGGGAAAGTGCAGAGAATGGCGCATCATGAGCGCCACAGACAGAAACGTGGCCAGCGGATTGGCGAGGCCCTGACCCGCGATGTCCGGCGCCGAACCGTGCACGGGCTCGTACAGGCCAGGCCCCCCTTCGCCGAGGCTCGCGGAAGGCAACATGCCGATGGATCCCGTGATGACGGCCGCCTCGTCGCTCAAGATGTCCCCAAACATGTTCTCGGTCACGATCACGTCAAACGTCTTCGGCCTCGTGATGATCTGCATGGCGGCGTTGTCCACCAGCAAATGCTCGACCGAAACGCCTGGGTATTCGGGCGCAACCTCTTCCACCACCTCGCGCCACACGCGGCTCGATTCGAGCACATTCGCCTTATCGACCGACGTCACGCGCCCCCGCCGGCCTTTCGCGAGTTCAAAGGCCACCTTCACCACGCGGCGGATCTCGGCGCGCGTGTAGTGAAGCGTGTCCACCACCGCTTCGCCGCCATCGAGGCGGGCCTTCGGCTGGCCGAAATAAAGCCCACCCGTTAACTCCCGCACGATGATGAAATCCACGCCTTCGACAAGCTCCGGCTTGAGCGGCGAGGCCAGCAACAGCCCTGGCCAGGTCCGGATGGGCCGAAGATTCGCGTAGACCTCAAGCGCTTTGCGGATGCCGAGCAGCCCTGCCTCGGGGCGCTTGTCTCCAGGGAGATGATCCCATTTTGGCCCGCCTACCGCGCCGAGCAGCACAGCGTCTGCCGCGCGACAGAGCCGCACCGTCTCGTCTGGCAACGGCGAGCCGGTCTGGTCGAACGCAGCGCCGCCAATCAGGCCCTCTTCGAGGTTCCACGTCTCCCCCCGGCTCGCGGCGACGATCTGGATCAGCTTGACCGCCTCCGCCGTGACTTCTCGGCCGATGCCGTCACCGGGCAAGATTGCAATGTTCTTTGTCATGCCATCCGTCCCTTTCAGCTCGCATGTTGCAGAATGCGCAGGCGAGCGCACGCTGCGCCCGCCTGGTGTCGAAATGCCGCGCCATCACGCCCGGTCCGCAGTGGCCGGGACGCGATCGTCCCCCGGCCGCTTCGCCTTGATGAAGGGCATCATGCTGCGCAACTTGCGGCCCACCACCTCAATGGGATGCTCAAGCTCGCGCCGGTTGATGGCGTTGAACATCGGCCGATTGGCCTGGTTCTCGAGAATCCAGCTCTTGGCGAACGCGCCGCTTTGGATGTCAGCGAGAATGCGGCGCATCTCCTTCTTCGTCTCTTCCGTGATGATGCGCGGACCCGACGTGAAGTCGCCCCACTGCGCCGTGTCGGAGATGGAATACCGCATGTACTCCAAACCGCCTTCATAGATGAGATCCACGATGAGCTTCATCTCGTGCAGGCACTCGAAATACGCAATCTCCGGCTGGTAGCCGGCCTCCACCAGCGTCTCGAAGCCCGCCTTGATGAGCGCGGACAGCCCTCCGCAGAGAACCGCCTGCTCGCCGAACAGATCCGTTTCGGTCTCCTCGCGGAACGTGGTGGTGAGGATGCCCGCCCGCCCCGCGCCAATGCCGCGCGCATACGCGAGTGCGAGATCCTTCGCTTGGCCGCTCGCGTCCTGATGCACGGCGATGAGCGCTGGCACGCCGCCCCCCGCTTCGTACACGCGGCGCACGAGGTGTCCAGGCCCCTTTGGCGCCACCATGAACACGTCCACTTCCTTCGGCGGCTGGATCTGCGAGAAGTGAATGTTGAACCCGTGGGCAAACGCGAGCGCCTTGCCCGCCGTGAGATACGGGCGGATTTCCCGCTCATAGACGGCCGGCTGCCGCTCGTCCGGCAACAGGATCATGATCACGTCCGATTCTTCCACCGCCTCGCCGACCGCCATGACGCGGAATCCATCGGCCTCCGCTTTGGCCCAGGACGAACCTGGCCGAAGCCCAATCACGACGTCAAAACCACTGTCCCGGAGGTTTTGCGCGTGGGCGTGTCCTTGGGACCCGTAGCCGATGACAGCGATGCGCTTGTCCGCCAGGGGTTGAATCGAGATATCGGCGTCATAATAAATTTTCTCCATTTCATCCACTCCTCGCATATGTAGAGATTGCGGTTAGAGAATCCAGGTGGTTACAGGTGCGTCTCGGCGGGGCTTCACATCCCACCCCGCCGCCCATCTAGATGTGGAGGACCTGCGCCTCTCCGGCGCGCTTCGGGTCGGCCGAGGACGCCGCCTCGCGCGGCAGCGCCGTCAGCCCCGTGCGTGCCAATTCGCGAATGCCATACGGCCGGAGCAGGGCAATAAGCGCGTCGATTTTCTCCGCATCGCCCGTCACCTGCACCGTCACCGTCTCGCGCCCGACATCGACGATGTTCGCCCGGAACGGCTCGATGAGCGAATGGATAATCGCGCGCTCGGCGATGGGGCTCGACACCCGGATGAGCGCCAGCTCTCGCGCGACCATCGCCTGATCCGTGAGATCCGTCACCTTCAGCACGTCAATCTGTTTGTGAAGCTGCTTGATGACCTGCTCCAGCGCAGCCTCGTCCATGTCGCTCATGACAATCGTCATGCGCGAAATCTCCGGGTTTTCCGTGATGCAGACGGTGAGGCTCTGGATGTTAAATCCCTTGCGCATAAAGAGCGCCGTGATTCGGTTGAGTACGCCGGGTTTGTTGTGCACGAGCACGGACAGGACAGGCGTCATGGCCTCACCCCCACCATCTGGTGGATCCCGGTGCCCGGCGCGACCATCGGGTACACGTTCTCATTCGGATCCACCACGCACTCCAGGAGCCCTGGCCCCGGTTCGCGGAGAAACGCCTCAAGCGCTGCGGTCAGTTCCTCGTCCCGCTCCACGCGCGCCGAGGGAATGCGGTACGCCTCGCCCAGCTTCACGAAGTCAGGCTGCCATGGAAGCAGCGATTCCGAATACCGCTCGCCGTGAAACAGCTCCTGCCACTGCCTCACCATGCCGAGCGCGCTGTTGTTGACGATCACGACCTTGATGGGAAGCCGGTGCTCGCCAATCACGGCGAGTTCCTGCAGCGTCATCTGGAACCCCGCGTCGCCCAGGATAGCCACTACGAGCTTATCCGGCTGTCCAAAGTGGGCACCAATGGCCGCCGGCAAACCGAACCCCATGGTACCCAGTCCGCCCGATGTCACCCACCGATCCGGCTGATTCAGCGGGAAGAATTGCGCAGCCCACATCTGGTGCTGGCCGACGTCCGTCGTGACGACGACGTCCCCTTTCGTGATCCGCGCAATTTCCGCGATCAGCCGCTGCGGCTTGATGTGCTTCCCATCTTGCACCCACCAAAACGGAAGTTCCCTTTTCACCCGCAGCAACTCTTCGCGCCACGCCTCCGCGTCCGGCGGTGGAACATCGATGCTGAGCATCATGGACAGCGCCTCGCCGACGTCGCCCACCACCGGAATGTCGGTAGGCACGTTTTTGCCAATCTCGGCCGGATCGATGTCGATGTGCGCCACCACCGCGTGCGGCGCGAAGTGCTCCAACTTGCCGGTCAGGCGGTCATCAAACCGGGCGCCGAGATTGATGAGGAAGTCCGTCTCGTAGAGCGCTTTGTTGGCCGCCGCGCTTCCGTGCATCCCGCCCATGCCGAGGCACAGCGGATGAGACGCCGGAAAGCTGCCGAGGCCGAGCAGCGTCTGTACCACCGGAAGCTGATACTTTTCGACAAACGCCAGGAGCTTCTCGGTCGCCCTCGCATGCAGCACGCCGGCTCCCGCCAGCACCACGGGCCGCTTGGCGTGTTGCAGGCCGTGCATCAACTTCCGAATCTGCATGTGGTGAGGCACCACGGTCGGCTGATATCCAGGCAGCTGCGGCGGATCATCATACGCGAACCACGCCTCTTCCCCTGACACGTCCTTGGGAATATCGATCAGCACAGGCCCTTTACGGCCCGAGTTGGCGATGTGAAACGCCTCTTTGAAGACCTTCGGAATTTCCGACGCGTGCCGGATTTGATAGTTATGCTTGGTGATGGGCGTCGAGATGCCAATGATGGACGTCTCCTGAAACGCGTCGGTGCCAATCACGGTCTTTGCCACCTGACCCGTAATGGCGACGAGCGGAATGCTGTCCATCATCGCGTCGGCCAAGCCGGTGACGAGATTGGTGGCGCCTGGCCCACTTGTGGCAATCACGACGCCCGGCTTCCCCGTTACGCGAGCGTAGCCCTCCGCAGCGTGAATGGCCCCTTGCTCATGGCGCGTCAAGACGTGGCGAATGCCACATTGGTAGAGCGCGTCGTACAGCGGTAGCACCGCCCCACCGGGATACCCGAAGATGACCTCGACCTGCTCTCGGCGCAGCGCCTCTACGACCATGTCGGCACCTTTCATCCACATGGCTCCGCCTTCTCCCGAGCGCGTCAGCGTCTCGTCATCTGCCGGTTTTGACATTCCAGGCATCGCGTTTCCTCCTCTCCACAAGGGTTCTCATGCGTCCACCGTCAGTACTGCACCGGTGTTCGCCGACGTGACCAGCTTCTGATAACGAGCGAGGTAGCCCGTGAGCTTCTCTTTCGCGGGCGGCTGATAACGCGCCCTGCGCGCTGCCAGTTCCTCATCCGACACCCTCAGGGTGATGGTGCGGTTTGGAATGTCAATCTCAATCTCGTCTCCATCCTCGACGAGCGCAATCGGCCCCCCAACGCCCGCCTCAGGCGAGATATGGCCGACGCAAATCCCTCGCGTGGCCCCTGAGAATCGGCCATCCGTGATGAGGGCCACCTCGCGGCCGAGGCCCCGTCCCACGATGGACGACGTGGGCGCCAGCATCTCAGGCATCCCCGGCCCGCCCTTCGGCCCTTCGTAGCGAATGACCACAACGTGACCCGGTTGCACCTTGCCGCTGTTGATGCCCTCCATCGCCTCGTCCTGCGAATTGAAGCAGATAGCGCGGCCCACAAACCGCTGGATGTCGGGATCGACCGCACCGACTTTCAGCACCGCCCCGTCTGGCGCGAGATTGCCGAACAGGATGGACAGACCGCCTTCGCGGCTATACGGGTTCGAAGCCGGGCGGATGACGCGCTCGTCAAGGATCTTCGCGTCCTTGACTTGCTCGTACAGCGTCTTGCCCGTCACCGTGATGCGATCCGGGTGAACCACGTCCGTGTGTTCGCACAACTCCCGGATGATGGCCGAGACGCCGCCAGCGCGGTGCACGTCCTGGATGCTGTACTCGGACGCAGGGCTGATCTTTGCGAGATACGGAACTTTTTTGGCAATTTCGTTGATATCGCTCAGGGAATAGTCGATGCCCGCCTCGTGTGCAATGGCCATCAGGTGCAGGACGGTATTCGTCGATCCGCCCATGGCCATATCCAGCGCGAACGCGTCATCAATGGCTTCGCGGGTGATGATGTCGCGCGGCCGAATGTCCTGCTCCACCATGCGGATGAGGTGTTTGGCGGCCTCATAGATGAGCTCGTGCCGCTCCTTGGACGTGGCGACCAGCGTGCCGTTGCCGGGGAGTGCGATGCCCAACATCTCCATGATGCAGTTCATAGAGTTGGCGGTGAACATGCCGGAACACGAGCCACACGTGGGACAGGCATTGCGCTCCAGATCCAGCAGATCGTCTTCGGAAATCTGGCCGCTCATGTACTGGCCCACGCCTTCGAAGACGGAACTGAGGGAAAGCGGACGACCCGTGCGGGATCTGCCCGCTTCCATCGGACCGCCGGACACGAACACCGCCGGCACGTTGCAGCGCACGGCCGCCATGAGCATGCCAGGCGTGATCTTGTCGCAGTTGGGGATGAAAAAGA
This window harbors:
- a CDS encoding bifunctional folylpolyglutamate synthase/dihydrofolate synthase, with protein sequence MTPMAEQVTEMIRWIFSSYSRVPRERRQGFDRDVRHPEWTRQLLDAMGRPDERVYSVAVTGSKGKGSHAILTAAMLQQVGVRVGLFTSPHLIDFLERIRLQGVPIPEEDFVRVGELVRAAASALPVPEDQYIGPVGLVAVMAAKWYEEQSVEAAVYELGRGARHDDVNQVVHRGAIIAPIFGEHLDRLGPTWEDVVIAKMGILTEHTAWASLSLQPPLSRKVMAPFLTAFRAKGGEVHEVGNDLEWSLDDARLRVQVRGPGFTADIQVDERLVPYADNLAASAAAAHRVLSDLGRSAREIAVDLRGLVLTGRLQLVRREPDVVIDGAIHSLSAAYVRRFAEAWRARRSEGAAFTLSCPCPTTRTLRASFENSGPSRIASCSPRPRTQRSISRETWYRSRRRLGMPRPAKRIQRTLSA
- the ilvB gene encoding biosynthetic-type acetolactate synthase large subunit; protein product: MSKPADDETLTRSGEGGAMWMKGADMVVEALRREQVEVIFGYPGGAVLPLYDALYQCGIRHVLTRHEQGAIHAAEGYARVTGKPGVVIATSGPGATNLVTGLADAMMDSIPLVAITGQVAKTVIGTDAFQETSIIGISTPITKHNYQIRHASEIPKVFKEAFHIANSGRKGPVLIDIPKDVSGEEAWFAYDDPPQLPGYQPTVVPHHMQIRKLMHGLQHAKRPVVLAGAGVLHARATEKLLAFVEKYQLPVVQTLLGLGSFPASHPLCLGMGGMHGSAAANKALYETDFLINLGARFDDRLTGKLEHFAPHAVVAHIDIDPAEIGKNVPTDIPVVGDVGEALSMMLSIDVPPPDAEAWREELLRVKRELPFWWVQDGKHIKPQRLIAEIARITKGDVVVTTDVGQHQMWAAQFFPLNQPDRWVTSGGLGTMGFGLPAAIGAHFGQPDKLVVAILGDAGFQMTLQELAVIGEHRLPIKVVIVNNSALGMVRQWQELFHGERYSESLLPWQPDFVKLGEAYRIPSARVERDEELTAALEAFLREPGPGLLECVVDPNENVYPMVAPGTGIHQMVGVRP
- a CDS encoding alpha/beta-type small acid-soluble spore protein; protein product: MAKSNRLLLGQASRALQDMKYEIAGELGITPPEDGYWGFVSSYENGSIGGNITKRLVRYAQERLAQGDAGSP
- a CDS encoding manganese efflux pump MntP, with protein sequence MLTQLLLIGLGIGLDNGLAAVGLGASGLSRRAQWRVAILFAIFEAWMPVLGIWVGREVASVLGRSAHIVGIALLALLGLYSLFKRREDEDEMDAVERARGLQIILLAIALSIDNLTVGFSLGMMRAPLAFAGVVFGTVSFLLTVAGLEAGRFLASRLEHLPAERLTGLVLLAVAGWMAAMA
- the ilvN gene encoding acetolactate synthase small subunit; protein product: MTPVLSVLVHNKPGVLNRITALFMRKGFNIQSLTVCITENPEISRMTIVMSDMDEAALEQVIKQLHKQIDVLKVTDLTDQAMVARELALIRVSSPIAERAIIHSLIEPFRANIVDVGRETVTVQVTGDAEKIDALIALLRPYGIRELARTGLTALPREAASSADPKRAGEAQVLHI
- the leuC gene encoding 3-isopropylmalate dehydratase large subunit — its product is MGRTLFEKVWDAHVVKELPDGQTLLYIDLHLVHEVTSPQAFAGLRFAGRKVRRPELTFATMDHNVPTVNPKDVRDAIARKQIETLEQNCRDFGVQLAGLDSPFQGIVHVIGPELGLTMPGKTIVCGDSHTSTHGAFGALAFGIGTSEVEHVLATQCLWQSRPKTMRIQLNGSLQPGVTAKDVILGLIAKYGVNFGTGHVVEYAGGLIPELSMEQRMTICNMSIEFGARAGMMAPDETTIAYVQGRRYAPKGADWEACVAAWRELKSDPDAAFDVDVVFDVNDLEPQVTWGTNPGQGVGISGVVPDPKDAKSEEEALAIRQALEYMDLKPGTKISEIPIQHVFIGSCTNARIEDLRLAASIVKGRRVADGVRAVVVPGSKQVKQQAEAEGLHEIFLEAGFEWREPGCSACLGMNPDIIPAGERCASTSNRNFEGRQGKGARTHLVSPAMAAAAAIAGHFVDVRELTSEGVTA
- a CDS encoding citrate synthase: MAAETTFKAGLEDVVSNTSEICFLDGKQGRLLYYGYDIHDLVDGGASFEEVVYLLWHGDLPNQSQLKAFTEELARERALAEPVLDLLKRLPKDANAMAVLRTAVSFLGLYDPDDGDESLEANYRKAARLVAKIPTIVTSFERIRQGLDPVEPDPSLSAAANFFYLLRGTKPSEFEEKAFNTALILHADHELNASTFSARVTAGTLSDMYSAITSAIGTLKGPLHGGANEQVMRMLLEIGEPSKAIAWIDEALAQKKKIMGFGHRVYRTEDPRATHLRQLSKQAGELKGETKWFEMSQAIEKHMLEVKGLHANVDFYSASLYYSLGIPTHLYTPIFACSRISGWTAHVLEQYKNNRLIRPRAEYVGPTDRKFVPLSER
- the leuD gene encoding 3-isopropylmalate dehydratase small subunit codes for the protein MEPLVKHEGLVVCMNRVNVDTDQIIPKQFLKRIERDGFGEFLFFDWRYLPDGSPNPDFELNRPEAQGATILLVDDNFGCGSSREHAVWALRDYGFRVILAPSFADIFYNNCFKNGLLPIRIPRELYKQLSESHARGEWRRMTVDLEQQTAATDHGVTFSFEIDPHKRHMLLHGLDDIGITLQYEAEIAAYEASRRPYQFVYA
- the ilvC gene encoding ketol-acid reductoisomerase, with the protein product MEKIYYDADISIQPLADKRIAVIGYGSQGHAHAQNLRDSGFDVVIGLRPGSSWAKAEADGFRVMAVGEAVEESDVIMILLPDERQPAVYEREIRPYLTAGKALAFAHGFNIHFSQIQPPKEVDVFMVAPKGPGHLVRRVYEAGGGVPALIAVHQDASGQAKDLALAYARGIGAGRAGILTTTFREETETDLFGEQAVLCGGLSALIKAGFETLVEAGYQPEIAYFECLHEMKLIVDLIYEGGLEYMRYSISDTAQWGDFTSGPRIITEETKKEMRRILADIQSGAFAKSWILENQANRPMFNAINRRELEHPIEVVGRKLRSMMPFIKAKRPGDDRVPATADRA
- the leuB gene encoding 3-isopropylmalate dehydrogenase yields the protein MTKNIAILPGDGIGREVTAEAVKLIQIVAASRGETWNLEEGLIGGAAFDQTGSPLPDETVRLCRAADAVLLGAVGGPKWDHLPGDKRPEAGLLGIRKALEVYANLRPIRTWPGLLLASPLKPELVEGVDFIIVRELTGGLYFGQPKARLDGGEAVVDTLHYTRAEIRRVVKVAFELAKGRRGRVTSVDKANVLESSRVWREVVEEVAPEYPGVSVEHLLVDNAAMQIITRPKTFDVIVTENMFGDILSDEAAVITGSIGMLPSASLGEGGPGLYEPVHGSAPDIAGQGLANPLATFLSVALMMRHSLHFPEAADAIEQAVHGVIERGIRTRDLAQSGEAFVKTAEVSAMVCEDVKRRLG